The Pyrus communis chromosome 5, drPyrComm1.1, whole genome shotgun sequence region GTTTCGAAGCAAAGAGACTTGGGCTTAACAATATCCGGCAGCGGCACCATTTTGATGATCTCGGAGTTCTGAAAGTAAGGTGGCGGTGACAAGCATGGTTGCGCCTGTGACGATGGTTCTCCCTCCGATGAGCAATTGAATTTTGTAGcctaaagaagaagaagaaaaaaacctgTCATCTAATAACACAGTTAACTGTCTCTAAAAGAAAGTTCATTCGCTTTCCCAACTGATTACAAACCAAAATTACTAAAGAAGAATAAATGTTGTGTGGTTTGAGAAGCCTCCAGATACAATCGTTGATCTCCTGTTAGAGGATAGTACCATTTTGTAACATCATTTAGGTGTGTGGTAGTACCTTTTTGCCTTCGACTAAGTTAAAATTTCCTATAAAATGTTAACAAGGCCCACTATAACCAATGGCAAAGTCAACATGGGTCATTGGTTGCTCATGACCCTAATTGTATATTTGTGTATGAAACCTATACGTAACTGCGACAAACTGAAAGAATGagtcaaaaacactaaattataATTTGCTGCTGCTTTTGTACAACCCCTTGTATTGTTGTTTAtagattttcctttttctttcctttgtctttctttttcgaTTTCTTGTGTTCAATAAAAAACTTCACTCGATAGGCCTCATTAAAGTCGACATAATGTGGCATAACTCGGCAGTTACTCACAAAAAACTCCACAAAATGAATCaatgaagttttatttttttgctaaaatTATATGACTTCATTGTTATAAAATTCTGACTGCGTTACTGACTATAATGCACCCTACTCTTTTTGTACATTAACttttgaaagaagaaaaggacAATTACCTCCATAGTGGTGGGAAGTTCATGAAAAACAGAGACTTCCCTTTTGGTTTTATGTGATTTGGAGGAGGGTGTGGCTGGTGCTGCTGATGTCTGCAGAATCCTAGCCAGCCTCTTCTGCCTGCTGCTCCAAAAATTCTTGACATCATTGTCTGTCCTCCCCGGCAAATAGGTCGCTATTCTTGCCCATTTGTTCCCAAATTGTGCTTGCAACTCTATCACCACCCTCTCCTCCTCCACCGAAAATTTGCACCCACTGTAGAAAACACACACTGAGACTCTAATCATAATTAGAACAATAACAAGCAACCCATTTCTCAAATCTCAGTTAGCAACAAAACCCACGAACCCGTTTCATAAATCTTAATTAGCAACCAAACCCCGAcaacccattttttattttttatcacatACGATATTGCTACTCTAAACTAAATTATGAGAAGAGGAGAATATTCAAAAGTTAGATGAAGGAGAAGACCCTAACCACCAAGTAATCCACCACTTGCAAATAACCcatttcttaaattttaattaccAAGGGAACCCAACAACCCGTTTCTGAAATGCTGAACAAATTATCATCCACCAACTTCATGAAACAAAAGtgccaacaaaaaaaaacaagtgcaaACAAAAGAGACAATGAAATGGCGGACAGTAAATTGGGTTACTTCTTCAAGTTGGGTCGGAGCTTATTGACCCAACGGAGCCGGCATGACTTTCCGGTACGCTGCAAGAGACCCTTGGATCGAATGGAGCTCCAGTCTCTTGGGCCACACTTCTTCACATGTTTTAACAGCACTTCGTCTTCCTCTGCTTTCCATGGCCCTTTCCTTATACCCTCTTCTTTTTTACCTTccattcttaattaattagcttACCCTTTCTCACGCACACAGAAAAGAAGTAAATATCTTTTGTTGGGGGGGaactttttctgggttttgttctTCACTGAGTTCTTCAACTCTctgtaaaatttattttatcgTTTTGTGTAGTGGCGGTTAAGGCGGTTACTTCCGCTGTCCTCCCCACGAATGTGCCCACATTCCCACCTTTTTCTCTGTTTCAAAATCTGTCTATGTGTCCATTAAAAAATGGTCTAAGTGGAATACAAAAATGGCCCTGACCACGTGGCAAATTTTAATTTCCAGCCCTTATTGTTCTCTCCGCATCCTCTTGGTGAGGATTGAAAGTATTTATTCATCTTagccattcatcgtacattatgtgACCAGCTTTCGTTAGATATTGTTTGTGTtcgattttaaataaaaaatttaaaatgatttttgaccgcaAAATGACTGATAAACGGATATGATGAATTGATTATTAGGATCCGAATAAGATTCTCGCAAGGAGGATTCAGATAGGATCTTGTTCCGGGAAAAAACCCTGTAGGTTTTATTTCGAAGATTTTACATgtatttctttatattttttttcccagaaaatttaACTTATGTTTGATAGTTTACTCAAAAAATAAAGCGTTTCACGAAAAGCTTATATTTTCTGCACAATATTTGAAATTGGTATCAAAGGAATCGAATTCATAAAGTGGTGCATTGGCCTGGTTTATAAAGTATTTCTCTTAAACCCTTACGTCCCGAGTTTAGATTTTCACCGTCTCTTAATTtagatataatatataatattgcTGATAATAAAGAGAAATGAATCAAAGTCCATTAGCTACCAATCAAGTTATTGAGCTATTTGGTTTGGACAAGGAAAACTAAAGCCTGGGATAAAAATTTCTCAATATGTCTTCAGTCTTTTTCCGTCAATGATTCGCttataatattttcaacaaTCCGCGAGAGTCGAGAAAAATGTTTAGCTTTAAGTTCAACAAAAAATCTGCCGAAAAATTATTGGAAGCAAGAAAAGTGACTCCGGCAAGTAGAGATGCATAAAGAGCCATTCCTTAGTCACCATATTTTCCTTGACATGCTGTAAATGCAATGTTCTGCTAAAAATTGCTCATAGAAATGATTTGCATAcatgtaaaaataaattgatcAAACAATGCTCAACAAAAGAAACATTTGTTGCTACATCTCATATCTCTCAAATATACTTCTCTCCATGAAGCTTCTCATGAATGTATTTGGTTATGACCATTCTCCATTCATAATCGGAGGCAATATGTTCTACCGTTAGAGACAAACACTCCAGCTATCATTTATGGAGATAATGCAACTTGTATTGCTCAAATAAAGGAATGTTTCATCAACGACTGTAAGACTAAATACAAATCTCCTAAAAATTTCAATACACATGAGCTTAAGAAGGCTAATTAAAGTGATTGAAGTTAGACAAATCCCATTCTAATGGTAATATGGCGAACCCATTTAGAAAATCTCTATCAAAGTGTACATTCCAAAAGCTGATATATTATATCAACATCCAACAATTGAACATGTTGCTTCACTAAACGTTATCATAATCAAGGGAGATATTGATATGGATGTTTCATCAACGACTGTAAGACTAAATACAAATCTCCCAAAAATTTCAAGACACATGAGCTTAAGAAGGCTAATTAAAGTGATTGAAGTTAGACAAATCCCATTCTAATGGTAATATGACGAACCCATTTAGAAAATCTCTATCAAAGTGTACATTCCAAAAGCTGATATATTATATCAACATCCAACAATTGAACATGTTGCTTCACTAAACGTTATCATAATCAAGGGAGATATTGATATGGGGGAGTCCCCAGAAGTACACAACTTCGAAAAGAAACACACGTGCACTATTTTATCAATGATGTGTAGGCATCAAAGGGGAGTGCTGTAATAATATGGATGCCCACGTattgaaaagagaagaagaaacaagtgGTGGATGACAAAGCCATCAACAATTCGCCTATAACAAATCACTAACAAATAGCCATTTGGTTTGTACTTCTCACCATTTGCTACAAGAGAGCTAATCTGTAAACACACCACCAATTCTCATCATCTCTATTTGAGAGCAAGAGTGCTACCTAAGACtaggagaggagagaaaaacAGTGAGCTGCTTTAGGGGGATTATATACACTAAAATGAGTGTTATCTctgtactcctattatttcaGACAATGAACGAAACTATTGGTGTTGCCCTGAGGACGAAGTTACACTTGTTGAACCTCGTAAGTATTGtgtcttatttactttatatGCCACTAAACATATATCGTCTATTTTACACATTTGCAGAGTATTTCATTTCTTCTGTTTTACTGACtttcaaaaaaatcaaacacaatAAAAAACCACAGATAAAAGGAAGAAGTGAACTTTCTTCCCGTATTCAAGCAAGGGAACTAGCTGAGCACACAGACACATATATCAATGAAATtctatacatatacatatatatatatatatataattgttattgatattctaaaaaatttattttgcacTCCtcacatatgtattttttttacaaaatataaaaagttaagggtgtaaaataagaattttagagtgtcaataacaaattctatatttatatatgtacacAAACTTTTTCTAGTCAAATGTATACATTATGTTAGGGTAAGAGTTACCTGGTAATTAACTGGTAAGGGAAGGAAAATTGGGAAGGAGGGTTGGCGCTGCCTGTGAGATTGGAAACAGAGGAAGGGAAGGAAGGGAAGGAGGGGAGGACAAGACCCCAAAAGGCAAAAGCCCTTTCGTCATCCCAAAAGGCTTGAACgctgtaaacatgaaaattctgTGACAAAAAATGACAGAAGAACACATGtacaaataatatttgtattaaTGTAATTTAGGGTTACAAACTCTATTACAAGATTTGACTCCTCAGATTCGATCTCCGAAAATAAAGTGTACATATCGAGTGAGTGATTCGAGGGTCGTAGTGACTTGATCTCGAACCGATTAACGCAACAAGGATGTGCCTTGTGGCGACGGAAGAACTGGCATGTGTAGCAGTGCTTGATAGTTCTTCACAAGTGTGGCGAAGAACGTGGAGAACTTTCTAATTCTTCTTAGTGTTGGAGAGCATTTAGAGGCTTGAGCGTCtaagtgtgaaaaatatgtTTTCTGAGCGTCCCTTCTTTGTCTTCGATTCTCATATTTATAGACTTTTCAAGTCTTGATGTGGGCTTGGTTAATTGACGAATGCAACTAGCCTTGCTTTAGGCTTGGTTCGTGACTTGAGCCCATCAAATAATCTTTAATAATTATGTTATCTTTCACATTTCATCTTTAATTTGATCATGCCACACCAAATGTCGAAATGTGAAACCCTTAATGACTTGTTCGGTTTCTTGATGAGTCACATGCCATGTGTCAAATTTGTGAGACACATGACATATGCCATGTAAGACATGTAAAAAAACCTTAATTTGTTGGCGATAattatttcaccaaaatttcAGTGCCTATAAACGCATCACAACAAAAGACGTACAAGAAACTAtgagaaattaaaaacaaaccaaacataCATCTAAATTAAGTCCCTTGACTTGTCTGCTTAGATCTCCCATCTAAATTTAGACAGCAAGAAAGAATTTATTTAAGGTTTTGAAAAAAGTGGTATATCAGTTCCTTTAGGGCACCTTCAGTACTGCATGTTTTCGAAGGATACAACAAGTATCAGCTAGAAGATGAGATTAAGTATCAAAATATACAACATGAGAAGTTGTTCTTCGTAGCTAGTTTGCAACTAGGAAGCTTATGATTCATTTCAGGGTAGAGGGTAAGAATTTTAAGAGTTAGCAGTAACAGTGTTGGGAGATTAGGCGACTCGAACAGTAATTAGTGTTCATGTTTTCCCGATGACCGAAAAGATACAAAAAGTTGTAGATGGAACAAGGACTGAACAATCTAGGTAGCAAACCTGACAAGTTGTTCCACTCTGGTACCTACTTTGCAGTCAGGAAACCTAGAATTCGGATCAGGTCAGAGGTTTGAAAGAATGTTGAGTGAAGACTGGGGAGTAACTTGGCAAACCTACAGTGTCTAAAATTAGGTAATTACGCAGCTCAAAGGGCCACAAGGTGTGAAAAAGAAACGAGGAAAAGCAGTTTAACGGATCTACTTCTACTAAACAGAACCCAATAATAAATACCAATAAATTCAGCATCAAACATGATTTCGGCTTAAAGGCTCAAATTAAGAGGTCCAGACACCAGCTAAGTAGTTGTACAATACCCGACCTCTCCCTCCATGAATTGGAAAGGAACAGGAAGAAGAACATGTTgaataagtggccaagtggccatactttagaataaacaaattcaaaggtGGCAAACaccttccttgttttggggaggaaaaatggGAAAAGTTTGGTTGCTTTTGAAAAAGGTTTTGTCCTCTTCACCATCCGTGAGTTTTGGCTCCTTCATAATGGAGGGTTTGGTTGCTTTCTTCCCTCCATTCGGTTGTGTggtagaaaaagagaaaaagagctcatttttctgcagagataaggagagttgcagagagcccaaaaggaagaagaagctgctgcttcatttggttagtaatcatccaccaaagtagttgttgttgtaatagctttgagctatatgtatagagaagaaattattctttatatttcttcctctatttgtttctttggtgtgtgaaagctattgggtgtattgggttatttgggctgtgagattgccaacactttgtaaactctcatttggttgatagtggattattgggtgagctcctactgctccgaggatgtactccagttacactgactgtggaggaacctcgttaaaatctttgtgtcttttatattttgttcttgcatttccatttgataaatttcttgtgggctagcttgagttggttccaaaagattttggtgctatcctagcacaacaattggtatcagagcactggttgctcttggcTACTGTCTAATTGCCAAAAAATGTCAGACGGGtaagatgagaatccttttggaagcagctccgggtttgcaagaactacggtgcaaaatgcaaagttcgaagtggaaaagtttgatggcacaaacaacttcgggatgtggcaatgtgaggttaaagatgtgttggctcaacaagatcttcttgccgccttgggagagaagcctgaagctatgtcgaaactggaatgggagaaattaaatttgtgggcttgctcttcaattcggttgtgccttgcaaaaactcagaagtattttgtgatgcgggagactttggcaagtgtgttgtggcaaaaattggaagacaagtatatgacgaagagtgcagagaaccgggtacacttgaagaaaaaactctaccgcttccaatacaaagaaggtacaaaaatgattagacaccttgatgcttttaataagttgattgccgacttgttaaatttagatgaggatattaaggatgaagataaggccttaatattgttgaattccttgccggactcttatgagcattttgttaccactattatgcatggtaaagaaactgtgaaatttgaagatgtgtcaaatgccttgatgaattatgaaatgaggcatagagataaaaatcatgatagtacctctgaagctttatttgttagaggtagatcatcggagaggagatcctcttctagcaggaaaaaatcacagtctcgacctagaggaaactctaaaggtagaaaacctttggaaagggatgaatgtgccttttgtcgtaataagggccactggaagaaagattgtcctagattgaagaccaaaggcaaagaaagttctgaagctaatgttgctgaggttgaaacagatttttttgattttgctttaaccacttcctcatcatttgatt contains the following coding sequences:
- the LOC137734222 gene encoding transcription factor DUO1, producing MRKMEGKKEEGIRKGPWKAEEDEVLLKHVKKCGPRDWSSIRSKGLLQRTGKSCRLRWVNKLRPNLKNGCKFSVEEERVVIELQAQFGNKWARIATYLPGRTDNDVKNFWSSRQKRLARILQTSAAPATPSSKSHKTKREVSVFHELPTTMEATKFNCSSEGEPSSQAQPCLSPPPYFQNSEIIKMVPLPDIVKPKSLCFETNPVQHELPISDKDAWTDSHTAIPFLQNPQPQTDQIFSSETQEFLARFDPYFDVLGPLDALGLGNGGEPLVMEPPLFEPLGSCLSCEGERIDHTMTPDCVFDDFPTDMFDQIDPLPITSGSGQH